Proteins from a genomic interval of Desulfofustis limnaeus:
- a CDS encoding lysophospholipid acyltransferase family protein codes for MHSSVIVCNHVSYLDPLILISLYERHKTVVKTVFFKVPIFGWVLRHAGYFPADGGGRYGSMMIDQVEGMEEFLGGGGNFFIFPEGTRSRDGSLGALNRGALKIARLCRAPIQVVRLTNTGNLFIPGRFFFNTRQPNHIRLDLVASLDAGTVAGLSLAQLESRIEAALRFPDGAERSGNELAASGFRDDSTVKP; via the coding sequence TTGCACTCGTCGGTCATCGTCTGCAACCATGTCTCCTATCTCGACCCGCTCATCCTCATTTCGCTGTATGAGCGTCACAAGACGGTGGTCAAGACCGTCTTTTTCAAAGTGCCGATCTTCGGCTGGGTGCTGCGTCATGCCGGCTATTTCCCCGCCGATGGAGGCGGGCGGTACGGGTCGATGATGATCGATCAGGTGGAAGGGATGGAGGAGTTTCTTGGCGGCGGCGGCAATTTTTTCATCTTTCCGGAAGGCACCCGCAGCCGCGACGGCAGCCTCGGGGCCTTGAACCGGGGCGCGCTGAAGATCGCCCGGTTGTGCCGGGCGCCCATCCAGGTGGTGCGGCTGACCAATACCGGCAACCTCTTTATTCCGGGGCGATTCTTCTTCAACACCAGGCAACCCAATCACATTCGACTCGACCTGGTGGCCTCCCTGGATGCGGGTACCGTGGCCGGTTTGTCGCTGGCGCAGTTGGAAAGCCGCATCGAGGCCGCGCTGCGTTTCCCTGATGGCGCAGAGCGGTCCGGCAACGAACTGGCGGCGAGCGGTTTCCGGGACGACTCGACGGTGAAGCCATGA
- a CDS encoding B12-binding domain-containing radical SAM protein, producing the protein MKVLLLSMPDVVPIIIHEAAVHMPNHGIACVGGNIDPEHEVHLVDLIRKRRSVRRYLSRLMERLQPDLVGLSAMAWQYDTCIRIARLLKALRPETKIAIGGYHATLMHEEIATAPEARWIDFMIRGEGEEAFRRLVNGLAGCDDLAAIPSLSYKQGDAFVHNERAANLDLATLRLPIRDKRRLTWGYHMVNAKIEVLETSRGCTRACTFCSMKHMYGRSFRAYPLERVLDDLDDIYYRCRARWVFVSDDNFVLYPARVMELCEAIIARNYRGLHFCVQADCRTMASNEEMVAKMAEAGFCSVFLGIESGSAKNLKLAGKGDIVDASRRAVRMCHKYQMMVIGGLVFGFPPDDVDSIRETYEFFRDIDADAAYCQILTPYPKTGMRQQLLDEDLIVNKSDYKKYNGLWANVRTRHLSAEELHYQFWYQRQVVLGWWKPSPLMARQGRLWTSIWRFAFKPLLQWRHRRAMAKHGWRGLYLQEVEHWQQMNTFSDLEGYR; encoded by the coding sequence ATGAAAGTACTGCTGTTGTCCATGCCGGACGTGGTGCCGATCATCATCCACGAGGCCGCCGTACATATGCCGAATCACGGTATCGCCTGTGTCGGCGGCAATATCGATCCCGAACATGAGGTCCATCTGGTTGATCTGATCAGAAAACGGCGCAGCGTCAGAAGGTATCTGAGTCGCCTTATGGAGCGTCTGCAGCCCGATCTGGTCGGGCTTTCGGCCATGGCCTGGCAGTATGATACCTGCATCAGGATCGCCCGTCTGCTCAAGGCGCTTCGTCCCGAGACCAAGATCGCCATCGGCGGCTATCACGCCACGCTGATGCACGAGGAGATCGCAACGGCGCCGGAGGCCCGGTGGATCGACTTCATGATCCGCGGCGAGGGCGAAGAGGCCTTCCGCCGCCTGGTCAACGGCCTGGCCGGCTGCGATGACCTGGCCGCCATCCCGTCGCTCTCCTACAAGCAGGGTGATGCTTTCGTGCACAACGAGCGGGCCGCCAATCTGGATCTGGCCACCCTGCGCCTGCCCATCCGCGACAAGCGGCGGCTGACCTGGGGCTACCACATGGTCAACGCCAAGATCGAGGTGCTCGAGACCTCCCGCGGCTGCACCCGGGCCTGCACGTTCTGCAGCATGAAGCACATGTATGGCAGGAGTTTTCGCGCCTATCCGCTGGAGCGGGTGCTGGACGACCTGGATGACATCTATTATCGCTGCCGGGCCCGCTGGGTATTCGTCAGCGATGACAACTTCGTGCTCTATCCGGCGCGGGTTATGGAACTCTGCGAGGCGATCATCGCCCGCAACTATCGTGGTCTCCATTTCTGCGTCCAGGCCGATTGTCGGACCATGGCGAGCAACGAAGAGATGGTGGCGAAGATGGCCGAAGCCGGCTTCTGTTCGGTCTTTCTCGGCATCGAAAGCGGTTCCGCCAAGAATCTCAAACTGGCCGGCAAGGGCGATATCGTTGATGCATCGCGCCGGGCGGTTCGGATGTGTCACAAATACCAGATGATGGTCATCGGCGGGCTGGTCTTCGGGTTTCCCCCGGACGATGTCGATTCCATCCGGGAGACCTACGAGTTCTTCCGCGACATCGATGCCGATGCCGCCTATTGTCAGATCCTCACCCCCTATCCGAAGACCGGGATGCGGCAACAGCTGCTCGACGAGGATCTGATCGTCAACAAGAGCGACTACAAAAAGTACAACGGGTTGTGGGCCAACGTTCGGACCAGGCATCTCAGTGCCGAGGAGTTGCACTATCAGTTCTGGTATCAGCGCCAGGTAGTGCTCGGCTGGTGGAAACCGAGCCCGCTGATGGCCCGGCAGGGGCGGTTGTGGACGTCGATCTGGCGCTTCGCCTTCAAACCGCTGCTGCAATGGCGCCACCGTCGGGCCATGGCGAAGCACGGCTGGCGTGGGTTGTACCTACAGGAGGTGGAACACTGGCAGCAGATGAACACCTTCAGTGATCTGGAGGGCTATCGATAA
- a CDS encoding radical SAM/SPASM domain-containing protein yields the protein MQYYNLEFSEADVREAAAAGRLLSMEIEVSRRCNFRCRYCYVPHEAELQGELSRVELEDAIEQARALGARKIILLGGEPSIYPELKELIEFLSDRGAEIELFTNGSGIDSNMAAFLADHRVRVVLKMNSRKPEVQDRLAGLPGAARIIDRAFTALRRAGYPGAGRFLAVSTVICRQNIDELEELWRWLRQEAIEPYFEIITPQANAQTNTWLQPEPGAVRDLFFRLATIDREEFGHRWDPQPPLVGNRCMRHQVSCLLTAQGEVMPCVGVTIPLGNIRQRPLAEILRTSDVIANLKNYRQRITGPCRDCDKADGCYGCRGAAYQLTGDYLASDPTCWRNGGCSSA from the coding sequence ATGCAGTACTACAACCTTGAGTTCAGCGAGGCGGATGTCCGTGAGGCTGCAGCGGCTGGGCGGCTGCTGTCGATGGAAATCGAAGTGAGCCGCCGCTGCAACTTCCGTTGCCGTTACTGCTACGTCCCTCACGAAGCGGAACTGCAGGGCGAGCTGAGCCGGGTCGAGCTTGAGGATGCCATCGAGCAGGCCCGGGCCCTGGGCGCGCGCAAGATCATCCTGCTCGGCGGCGAGCCGAGCATCTATCCGGAGTTGAAGGAGCTCATCGAGTTTCTCAGCGACCGCGGCGCCGAGATTGAACTGTTCACCAACGGTTCCGGGATCGACAGCAATATGGCCGCCTTTTTAGCCGATCATCGGGTCCGGGTGGTGCTGAAGATGAATTCCCGGAAACCCGAGGTGCAGGATCGGCTCGCCGGTCTGCCCGGTGCGGCCAGGATCATCGACCGCGCCTTTACCGCGCTGCGGCGGGCCGGATATCCGGGAGCGGGCCGTTTCCTCGCGGTCAGCACCGTCATCTGCCGGCAGAACATCGATGAGTTGGAGGAGCTGTGGCGATGGCTACGCCAGGAGGCCATCGAACCCTATTTCGAGATCATCACTCCCCAGGCCAACGCCCAGACCAATACCTGGCTGCAGCCGGAACCCGGGGCGGTGCGCGATCTCTTCTTCCGGCTGGCCACCATCGACCGCGAGGAGTTCGGCCACCGGTGGGACCCGCAGCCGCCTCTGGTGGGCAACCGCTGCATGCGCCACCAGGTCTCCTGTCTGCTTACCGCCCAAGGGGAGGTGATGCCCTGCGTCGGGGTCACCATCCCGCTCGGCAACATCCGACAACGGCCGTTGGCCGAGATCCTGCGCACCAGCGACGTCATCGCCAACCTGAAGAACTACCGCCAGCGGATCACCGGACCCTGTCGTGACTGTGACAAGGCTGACGGCTGTTACGGCTGCCGTGGGGCCGCCTACCAGTTGACCGGTGATTATCTGGCCTCCGACCCCACCTGCTGGCGCAACGGCGGCTGTTCTTCAGCATAG
- a CDS encoding ferritin family protein, with product MPEFCSPFSVKKSERPLTSEELVRAIRFMVAAEYEAIQLYEQTAESTDNVLARAVLLDIANEEKEHAGEFLRLLRELDDKEEEYYKEGYEEVEEIIAKMKKKKKK from the coding sequence ATGCCTGAATTCTGCAGTCCGTTTTCCGTGAAGAAGAGCGAGCGTCCGTTGACGAGCGAGGAATTGGTGCGGGCCATCCGTTTCATGGTGGCCGCCGAATATGAGGCCATCCAGCTCTACGAGCAGACCGCCGAGAGTACCGATAACGTGCTGGCCCGGGCGGTGCTGCTGGATATTGCCAACGAGGAGAAGGAGCACGCCGGTGAGTTTCTTCGCCTTCTCCGGGAACTCGATGACAAGGAAGAGGAGTATTACAAGGAAGGGTACGAGGAGGTTGAGGAAATCATCGCCAAGATGAAGAAGAAAAAAAAGAAATAA
- a CDS encoding AbrB family transcriptional regulator, translating into MTFTLLIGLVGATLAAAAGLPAAALIGSSIAVAGLALARLTTDVPPALRQLAFLLIGCSMGSGVTPEMLDQAARWPLSLLILAVTVVLIMLCCGWLLIRCFDQSLETAALSTSPGALAYALALATGGIGDARTIVVIQSVRLLLITTLLPFILGFLGQPSGPSGAATTAMSGLDLLLVLLPSLVLGLLLTRLRLPAAYLLAGLLISSIAHYLGLVQGRPPASILFFGFAITGTVVGARFSTIPLADLRRLFGASLLVLLLSVAISAGCAVPVARLLDVPYGQVFVAFAPGGVESMAAMAIALHYDPSYVAVHHLFRIFLLMALLPLLFKANQLRHQQNTTRDGSGGA; encoded by the coding sequence GTGACGTTCACCCTGCTGATCGGCTTGGTCGGTGCGACCCTGGCCGCCGCAGCCGGACTACCGGCGGCGGCCCTGATCGGCTCGTCGATCGCCGTAGCCGGGCTGGCTCTGGCCAGACTGACCACTGACGTCCCGCCGGCGTTGCGCCAGCTGGCCTTTCTGCTGATTGGCTGCTCCATGGGCAGCGGCGTCACCCCGGAGATGCTGGACCAGGCCGCCCGCTGGCCTCTCAGCCTGCTCATCCTGGCGGTGACGGTGGTGTTGATCATGCTGTGCTGCGGCTGGCTGCTGATCCGCTGCTTCGACCAGAGCCTCGAGACCGCCGCCCTGTCCACTTCTCCCGGAGCCCTGGCCTACGCCCTGGCCCTGGCGACAGGCGGCATCGGCGACGCGCGGACCATTGTCGTCATCCAGAGCGTCCGCCTGCTCTTGATAACCACACTGCTCCCCTTCATCCTCGGGTTCCTCGGCCAGCCCAGCGGCCCGTCGGGAGCGGCGACCACCGCCATGAGCGGGCTCGATCTCCTCCTCGTCCTGCTGCCGTCTCTGGTGCTCGGACTACTTCTCACCCGGTTGCGTCTACCGGCAGCCTACCTGCTGGCCGGCCTGCTGATCAGCTCGATTGCCCATTACCTGGGTCTGGTGCAGGGTCGGCCACCCGCTTCTATCCTGTTTTTCGGCTTCGCCATCACCGGCACGGTAGTCGGGGCCCGCTTTTCCACCATCCCGCTTGCCGATCTACGCCGGCTGTTCGGTGCGTCGCTTTTGGTCCTGCTGCTGTCGGTGGCCATCAGCGCCGGCTGCGCCGTGCCGGTGGCCCGGCTGCTTGACGTCCCCTACGGTCAGGTCTTCGTCGCCTTCGCCCCGGGCGGCGTCGAGTCCATGGCGGCCATGGCCATCGCCCTCCACTACGACCCGTCCTACGTGGCCGTGCACCATCTGTTCCGCATCTTCCTGCTGATGGCTCTGCTTCCCCTGCTGTTCAAGGCCAACCAGCTGCGACACCAGCAAAACACCACCCGGGATGGCTCAGGCGGCGCCTGA
- a CDS encoding ABC transporter permease, which produces MLLGDLVRLSINSLLSQRLRSLLTLLGIGVGITSVVLLTSIGEGVHRFTLDEFTQFGSNLVAVNPGRTTTAGVSGALINTVRPLTFADEEAIKRLPGVTGTVSVVQGNAAVSFGKRIRRTTVLGTGPAVGEVWRMGVAIGRFLPDDEPRSARSFTVLGSKVADELFRDSSPLGRFVRIGDERYRVIGVMESKGQMLGFDLDDAVYIPTSRAMAMFNLEGLMEIDVLYREGLASRSIAERVKKVLIDRHGSEDFTITTQDEMLKVLGSVLDILTLAVGGLGAISLLVGGVGILTIMTIAVHERTPEIGLLRAIGADRRQIMLLFLGEAVVLAGIGGLAGLLTGAGIAWLLTTFLPALPTHTPWQYALYAELLAATIGLLAGILPAAHAARLHPVEALRTE; this is translated from the coding sequence ATGCTGTTGGGCGACCTCGTTCGGCTGTCGATCAATTCACTGCTCAGCCAGCGGCTGCGCAGCCTGCTGACCCTGCTCGGCATCGGCGTCGGCATCACTTCGGTAGTGCTGCTCACCTCCATCGGCGAGGGGGTCCATCGCTTTACGCTTGACGAGTTCACCCAGTTCGGCAGCAACCTGGTGGCTGTCAACCCTGGGCGTACCACCACCGCCGGTGTCTCCGGCGCCCTGATCAATACCGTCCGACCCCTGACATTCGCCGATGAGGAGGCCATCAAACGGTTGCCGGGGGTTACCGGCACGGTATCGGTGGTCCAGGGCAACGCCGCCGTCTCCTTCGGCAAGCGCATCCGGCGCACCACCGTGCTCGGCACCGGGCCGGCGGTGGGCGAAGTGTGGCGCATGGGGGTTGCCATCGGCCGCTTCCTGCCCGACGATGAGCCGCGGTCGGCCCGTTCGTTCACGGTGCTCGGTTCCAAGGTCGCCGACGAACTGTTCCGCGATTCCAGCCCGTTGGGCCGCTTCGTGCGAATCGGCGATGAACGCTACCGGGTCATCGGGGTCATGGAGTCCAAAGGACAGATGCTCGGTTTCGATCTCGACGACGCCGTCTACATCCCTACCAGCCGCGCCATGGCCATGTTCAACCTGGAAGGATTGATGGAGATCGACGTCCTCTACCGCGAAGGGCTCGCTTCGCGGAGCATCGCCGAGCGGGTGAAAAAGGTGTTGATCGACCGGCACGGCAGCGAGGATTTCACCATCACCACCCAGGACGAGATGCTCAAGGTGCTCGGTTCGGTCCTCGACATCCTCACCCTGGCGGTCGGCGGGCTCGGCGCGATCTCGCTGCTGGTGGGCGGCGTCGGGATTCTCACCATCATGACCATCGCCGTGCATGAACGGACCCCGGAAATCGGTCTGCTGAGGGCGATCGGCGCCGACCGGCGGCAGATCATGTTGCTCTTTCTCGGCGAGGCGGTGGTGCTGGCCGGCATCGGCGGGCTGGCCGGATTGCTGACCGGGGCCGGCATCGCCTGGCTGCTGACCACCTTCCTGCCCGCCCTGCCGACCCATACCCCGTGGCAATACGCCCTGTACGCCGAGCTGCTGGCGGCGACTATCGGCCTGCTGGCCGGCATCCTGCCGGCGGCCCACGCCGCCCGCCTGCATCCGGTCGAGGCGCTGCGCACCGAATAA
- a CDS encoding ABC transporter permease, translating into MKPLDIIRFAGRAATGYPTRTLLMLLAMAIGVGSVVILSALGEGARRYVIGEFSALGTNLLIVLPGRSETVGGPPPLLGITPRDMTIGDAAALTASSAIRYVAPISVGAAPVSYRALERETTVLGSTADLFPIRQLEMAQGRFLPPGDPERGSAVCVLGHKLKQELFGSAPALGETVRIGDYRYRIIGILSQKGQSVGLDMSDIVVVPVASAQTLFNNPALFRIMIEARDRDAISRAREAVIRIIRDRHEGEDDITVITQDAVLATFDRIFAALTLTVAGIAAISLAVAGILIMNVMLIAVSQRKAEVGLLKAIGTPAGRITTLFMAESAILSLIGAVLGLLIATLAIWILARIFPQFPIAAPLWALAAAVGVALGTGLIFGVLPARRAARLDPVQALARR; encoded by the coding sequence ATGAAACCGCTCGATATCATCAGATTTGCCGGGCGGGCCGCCACCGGTTATCCCACCAGGACGCTGCTGATGCTGCTGGCCATGGCCATCGGCGTCGGCTCAGTGGTCATCCTGTCGGCGCTGGGCGAGGGGGCGCGGCGTTATGTGATCGGCGAGTTTTCCGCCCTGGGCACCAATCTGCTGATCGTGCTTCCGGGCCGCTCGGAAACCGTTGGCGGCCCCCCGCCGCTTCTGGGCATCACACCCCGGGATATGACCATCGGCGATGCTGCAGCCCTGACTGCTTCTTCCGCCATCCGCTACGTCGCCCCTATCTCGGTGGGTGCGGCACCGGTGTCGTACCGAGCGCTGGAACGGGAGACCACGGTCCTCGGCTCCACCGCCGACCTCTTTCCCATCCGCCAGTTGGAAATGGCACAGGGCCGGTTTCTGCCGCCCGGCGACCCGGAGCGCGGTTCGGCCGTTTGCGTGCTCGGCCACAAGCTCAAGCAGGAGCTGTTCGGGTCCGCTCCGGCCCTCGGCGAGACGGTGCGCATCGGCGACTACCGCTACCGGATCATCGGCATTCTCTCGCAAAAAGGACAGTCGGTGGGCCTGGACATGAGCGATATCGTGGTCGTCCCGGTGGCCTCCGCCCAGACCCTGTTCAACAACCCGGCCCTGTTCAGGATCATGATCGAGGCCCGGGACCGTGACGCCATCAGTCGGGCCCGGGAGGCCGTCATCCGCATCATTCGGGATCGGCACGAGGGTGAAGACGACATCACCGTGATCACCCAGGATGCGGTCCTGGCCACGTTTGACCGCATCTTCGCCGCCCTGACGCTGACTGTGGCCGGCATCGCCGCCATCAGCCTGGCCGTGGCCGGCATCCTGATCATGAACGTGATGCTGATCGCCGTCTCCCAGCGCAAGGCCGAGGTGGGTCTGCTCAAGGCGATCGGCACCCCGGCCGGCCGCATCACCACCCTGTTTATGGCCGAATCGGCGATTCTCTCTTTGATCGGTGCCGTGCTCGGCCTGCTGATCGCGACACTGGCCATCTGGATCCTCGCCCGGATTTTTCCCCAGTTCCCCATCGCCGCGCCGCTCTGGGCCCTGGCCGCCGCCGTCGGGGTCGCCCTCGGCACCGGGTTGATCTTCGGGGTCCTGCCGGCCCGCCGGGCGGCGCGGCTCGACCCGGTGCAGGCCCTGGCCAGGCGGTGA
- a CDS encoding ABC transporter ATP-binding protein, translating into MISLRKIRREFVVGDERVIALRDVDLEIGAGDYVSIMGPSGSGKSTLLNVIGLLDRPDSGTYLLEGEPVTSLGDSRQAALRRHKIGFVFQFFHLVPRLTAAENIELPMMLGGLDLGERRQRVEQALQDFGLRDRARHRPDQLSGGQRQRVAIARATIMQPHILLADEPTGNLDRSSGQDVVDILEGLNSRGITLIVVTHDPDLGKRAGRRITMVDGTVDADTGGTPPPQPGL; encoded by the coding sequence GTGATCAGCCTGCGTAAAATCAGACGGGAATTCGTCGTTGGCGACGAACGGGTGATCGCCCTGCGCGATGTGGATCTGGAAATCGGCGCCGGCGATTACGTCTCGATCATGGGCCCTTCCGGCTCCGGCAAGTCGACCCTGCTCAACGTCATCGGCCTGCTCGACCGGCCGGACAGCGGCACCTATCTCCTCGAGGGCGAGCCGGTGACCAGCCTTGGCGACAGCCGCCAGGCCGCCCTGCGACGTCACAAGATCGGCTTCGTCTTCCAATTCTTTCACCTGGTGCCCCGGCTCACCGCCGCCGAGAACATCGAGCTACCTATGATGCTCGGCGGCCTCGACCTGGGCGAGCGCAGGCAGCGCGTCGAACAGGCGCTTCAGGATTTCGGACTGCGCGACCGGGCCCGCCATCGGCCCGACCAGCTGTCCGGCGGCCAACGGCAACGGGTGGCCATCGCCCGAGCCACCATCATGCAACCGCACATCTTGTTGGCCGACGAGCCCACCGGCAACCTGGACCGGTCTTCCGGCCAGGACGTGGTGGACATCCTCGAGGGGCTCAACAGCCGGGGAATCACGTTGATCGTCGTCACCCACGACCCGGATCTGGGCAAGCGTGCCGGCCGGCGCATCACCATGGTCGACGGCACTGTCGACGCCGACACGGGCGGGACGCCGCCCCCCCAGCCAGGGCTATGA
- a CDS encoding efflux RND transporter periplasmic adaptor subunit, translating into MRTPFRWLLLVVAIAGLGLLVWWQTRPEPVLVTVQPVQRGKVEQTVANTRAGTVEACRRARLSPSMGGQIAVLPIREGDQVQQGDLLLEIWNDDLVAQLGVAEQERAVSRAQADAACSRAEEAQRQARRAHTLLERKIGSVEETERADTEASALQAHCEAAVATFQRSRKQEELARATLSRTRLIAPFAGVIAKIEGELNEYVTPSPVGVMTPPVVDLIENTCFYVTAPIDEVDGAAVRTGMVARITLDAYRDRTFAGTVRRIAPYVLDLEKQARTVDVEVSFDHPEDYASLLAGYSADVEIILTTSSNTLLIPSEAVIDGTSVFVFDERQQRVRHTGFTPGLANWVSTEVTDGLAENDLVVLNVDTPGLVDGAAALKSAESP; encoded by the coding sequence ATGCGCACACCGTTTCGTTGGCTGCTCCTGGTCGTGGCCATTGCCGGCCTGGGCCTGCTGGTCTGGTGGCAGACCAGACCGGAACCGGTGCTGGTGACCGTGCAGCCGGTACAGCGGGGAAAGGTTGAGCAGACCGTCGCCAACACCCGGGCCGGGACCGTGGAGGCCTGCCGCCGGGCACGGTTGTCCCCGAGCATGGGCGGACAGATCGCCGTCCTGCCGATCCGGGAGGGCGATCAAGTTCAACAAGGGGACCTGCTGCTGGAGATCTGGAACGACGACCTGGTTGCCCAACTAGGCGTTGCCGAACAGGAACGCGCGGTCTCCCGCGCCCAGGCCGACGCCGCCTGTTCCCGGGCAGAGGAGGCGCAGCGCCAGGCCCGGCGGGCCCATACCCTGCTGGAGCGCAAGATCGGCTCGGTGGAGGAGACCGAGCGGGCCGACACCGAGGCGTCCGCCCTGCAGGCCCATTGCGAGGCCGCTGTGGCCACGTTTCAGCGCAGCCGCAAGCAGGAGGAACTGGCCCGCGCCACCCTCTCCCGCACCCGGCTCATTGCGCCCTTTGCTGGCGTCATCGCCAAAATCGAAGGGGAACTCAACGAGTATGTGACCCCATCGCCGGTGGGGGTGATGACCCCGCCGGTGGTCGACCTCATTGAAAACACCTGTTTTTACGTCACCGCGCCGATCGACGAGGTGGACGGCGCCGCGGTGCGTACCGGCATGGTCGCCCGCATCACCCTCGATGCCTATCGGGATCGCACCTTTGCCGGTACCGTCCGGCGCATCGCCCCGTACGTGCTCGACCTGGAAAAACAGGCGCGCACGGTGGACGTGGAGGTCTCTTTCGACCATCCCGAAGATTACGCCTCGCTGCTGGCCGGTTACAGCGCCGACGTGGAAATCATCCTCACTACCAGCAGCAATACCTTGCTCATTCCCAGCGAAGCGGTCATCGACGGCACGAGCGTTTTCGTGTTCGACGAACGGCAGCAGCGGGTGCGCCACACCGGCTTCACCCCCGGACTGGCCAACTGGGTCTCCACCGAAGTGACCGACGGGCTTGCGGAAAACGACCTGGTGGTGCTCAATGTCGACACCCCCGGCCTGGTCGACGGGGCTGCCGCCCTCAAAAGCGCTGAGTCGCCGTGA
- a CDS encoding FAD-binding oxidoreductase, giving the protein MSLHLLQTKLSGTMTVRDDPEYEAIRSTLTFNARKPPHHPLAIIHVDHVQDIVETVTFARSQNLKISVRGGGHHWSGVAIQDDSLLIDLSRLNQISIDPDKRIAWVQPLVTNRELARHLASHHLAFPTGHCPDVTLSGYLLGGGFGWNGGSWGVACWNVMAVEVVTPDGDLITASENENREWFWAARGGGPSFFGVVTKYLLKLYPLPSHIFTSTLVYPLESLPSLVNWLNTTTQNLPRNVETTLLLTTIPDSSTGATTKRCILSATVFADSKSEVEHALKPFARCDVDHQVMQDLLAPTPFETLFATIDRAFPAGKRYAVDTIWSAASPTEVFSLTAEHFRQAPSEHSLILALLLPPRPRDAPPMIDAAFSLVAPLFVAHYAIWDNEEDDRTNLDWSRALAQDLEHYCVGHYVGESDIVDSPTRLERSFSTNAWKRLQELRRKYDPRGIFDC; this is encoded by the coding sequence ATGTCGCTGCATCTGCTCCAAACCAAACTGTCGGGGACAATGACGGTCAGGGATGATCCTGAATATGAAGCGATTCGAAGTACCCTCACCTTTAACGCTCGCAAGCCGCCGCATCATCCACTCGCAATCATTCACGTCGATCATGTACAGGATATTGTCGAAACGGTCACCTTTGCCAGGTCCCAAAACCTGAAAATCTCCGTCCGAGGAGGCGGCCATCACTGGAGTGGCGTGGCAATACAGGACGACTCGCTCCTTATTGATCTCAGTAGGCTAAACCAGATCTCGATCGACCCTGACAAGCGAATCGCCTGGGTACAACCACTGGTCACCAACCGGGAGCTGGCCCGGCACTTGGCATCGCATCACCTCGCCTTCCCCACCGGACATTGCCCCGACGTCACCCTGAGCGGCTACCTCCTCGGCGGCGGCTTCGGCTGGAACGGCGGCAGTTGGGGAGTAGCCTGTTGGAATGTTATGGCGGTCGAGGTGGTCACTCCCGATGGCGATCTAATCACCGCTAGTGAGAACGAAAACAGAGAGTGGTTCTGGGCCGCGCGAGGAGGAGGACCAAGCTTCTTTGGTGTCGTCACCAAATACTTGCTCAAGCTTTACCCACTGCCGAGCCATATCTTTACCAGCACGCTCGTCTATCCCCTGGAATCGTTACCCTCCCTGGTGAATTGGCTGAACACTACAACCCAGAACCTGCCCCGAAACGTTGAAACGACACTTCTGCTGACAACCATCCCCGACAGCTCAACCGGAGCAACCACGAAACGTTGCATCCTGTCGGCAACCGTATTCGCCGATTCCAAATCGGAGGTTGAGCATGCGCTGAAGCCTTTTGCTCGATGCGATGTAGACCACCAGGTCATGCAGGATCTTCTGGCGCCAACCCCGTTCGAGACGTTGTTCGCCACTATCGATCGAGCCTTTCCGGCCGGCAAACGATACGCGGTCGATACCATCTGGTCCGCAGCATCACCAACCGAGGTATTCTCTCTTACGGCTGAACATTTTCGCCAAGCGCCATCCGAGCACTCCCTCATTCTCGCTTTGCTCCTGCCACCCCGTCCAAGAGACGCACCACCCATGATTGACGCGGCATTTTCTCTGGTGGCCCCACTCTTTGTGGCTCACTATGCGATCTGGGACAACGAGGAAGATGACCGGACGAATCTGGACTGGTCGAGAGCCCTCGCTCAGGATCTTGAGCACTATTGTGTGGGACACTACGTGGGAGAATCGGATATCGTTGACTCCCCAACTCGGCTGGAACGATCATTCAGCACGAATGCCTGGAAGAGACTGCAAGAACTTCGCCGAAAATATGATCCCCGAGGGATCTTCGACTGCTGA
- a CDS encoding SRPBCC family protein has protein sequence MYILSQRHHFPVPPGVIWDFIQDPANLDDITPPDLRFTIVSEVPAIMYDGLIIEYRLQVPVFGKQSWVTEIKHIRPGQSFVDEQRLGPYRFWYHYHEVRPEEGGAAMLDRVHYRLPGGPLGSLLHQLIVRRTLARIFEFRRQRLATLFGAGDLLCVPPC, from the coding sequence GTGTATATCCTTAGCCAACGACATCATTTCCCGGTACCACCCGGGGTCATCTGGGATTTTATCCAGGACCCGGCGAACCTGGATGACATCACCCCGCCGGATCTCCGTTTCACCATCGTTTCCGAAGTACCGGCCATCATGTATGACGGACTGATCATCGAGTATCGGCTGCAGGTTCCGGTTTTTGGGAAACAATCCTGGGTTACCGAAATCAAGCATATCCGGCCGGGGCAATCCTTCGTCGACGAACAGCGCCTCGGACCGTACCGGTTCTGGTATCACTATCATGAGGTCCGGCCGGAGGAAGGCGGTGCGGCCATGCTCGATCGCGTCCACTATCGACTGCCGGGCGGGCCACTTGGCAGCCTTCTCCATCAATTGATCGTGCGGCGGACCCTTGCGCGAATTTTCGAATTTCGCCGGCAGCGACTCGCGACCCTGTTCGGCGCCGGCGATCTGTTGTGCGTTCCACCGTGCTGA